A single genomic interval of Primulina huaijiensis isolate GDHJ02 chromosome 7, ASM1229523v2, whole genome shotgun sequence harbors:
- the LOC140981819 gene encoding uncharacterized protein codes for MSLRIKVVVDKFVQELKEALDADIQDRIMKEREMQSYIEEREREVAEREAAWKAELSRREAEIARQEARLKIERENLEKEKSVLMGTASNQDNQDGALEITVSGEKYRCLRFAKAKK; via the exons ATGTCTCTGAGGATAAAAGTGGTCGTAGATAAGTTTGTACAGGAGTTGAAGGAGGCTTTGGATGCAGACATACAGGATAGGATTATGAAGGAAAGGGAGATGCAGAGTTACATCGAGGAACGTGAACGAGAAGTTGCTGAACGTGAAGCTGCCTGGAAAGCGGAACTTTCGCGCCGGGAG GCAGAGATTGCTAGGCAAGAAGCAAGGCTGAAGATTGAAAGAGAAAATCTTGAGAAAGAGAAAAGTGTGTTGATGGGGACTGCGTCAAATCAAGATAATCAAGATGGAGCTCTTGAAATAACCGTGAGTGGTGAGAAGTATCGCTGCCTCAGATTTGCAAAGGCAAAGAAATGA
- the LOC140980192 gene encoding protein REGULATOR OF FATTY ACID COMPOSITION 3, chloroplastic-like, with translation MALNPPQFALSGKNSIWAPADGRKHSSTSCFFPFFSQGLRLRGHSTTVAAAKKENKNINKRKKDDGHSFASNPDEATGPFPEAVLLKERKVEEDGRLMPEFADVEERELFEFLNLELESDTGVGQMRHYEVVYLIHEKHEEEVENVNLKVQEFLKEKKGRVWRFSDWGMRKLAYKIQKAKSAHYILMNFELEAQLINDFKSMLDRDERIIRHLVMKRDKAETEDCPPPPEFQSLGSDMNDDEDDIDYDDQDFDDDEEVIIYVDDEDDSRETSGGFGMNNQKPQRVG, from the exons ATGGCACTAAATCCTCCCCAATTCGCGCTCAGCGGCAAGAATAGCATATGGGCGCCTGCTGATGGACGAAAACATTCTTCTACGTCTTGCTTTTTTCCATTCTTTTCGCAGGGTTTGAGGCTCAGGGGCCACTCAACTACTGTTGCAGCAGccaagaaagaaaataaaaacattaataAGAGGAAAAAAGATGATGGCCATAGCTTTGCTTCAAATCCTGATGAAGCCACGGGGCCTTTTCCTGAAGCTGTACTCCTTAAAGAG AGAAAGGTTGAGGAGGATGGTCGGCTTATGCCAGAGTTTGCCGATGTAGAAGAGC GTGAACTCTTTGAATTTCTGAACCTGGAGCTTGAAAGCGACACGGGAGTAGGTCAAA TGCGTCACTATGAAGTGGTGTATCTTATTCATGAGAAACATGAGGAAGAAGTTGAGAATGTCAATCTTAAGGTTCAAG AATTCTTGAAAGAAAAGAAGGGCAGGGTGTGGAGATTCAGTGACTGGGGTATGCGTAAACTGGCATACAAAATACAGAAAGCAAAAAGTGCCCATTATATCCTTATGAACTTTGAGCTGGAAGCCCAATTGATCAACGACTTTAAAAGCATGCTTGACAGAGATGAGAGGATCATCAGACACCTTGTGATGAAGAGAGATAAGGCTGAGACGGAGGATTGTCCACCACCACCGGAGTTTCAATCTTTAGGTTCGGATATGAACGACGATGAGGATGACATAGATTATGATGATCAGGATTTCGATGACGATGAAGAAGTTATCATCTATGTGGATGATGAAGATGACAGCAGAGAAACGAGTGGTGGTTTTGGGATGAATAACCAAAAACCACAGAGAGTAGGCTGA
- the LOC140981046 gene encoding galactokinase-like, whose product MAKSEELPIPIFSSLEPVYGTGSQLEEAELRFARLKSKFVEFFGHPPDIYARSPGRVNLIGEHIDYEGYSVLPMAIRQDTIVAIRKCDESGAEKVLKIANVNSDKYHMCTYPADPDQEIDLKNHRWGHYFICGYKGFYDFAKSKGFDVGATLGLEVVVDGIVPTGSGLSSSAAFVCSSTIAIMAVFGADFAKKELAQLTCECERHIGTQSGGMDQAISVMAQSGFAALIDFNPIRATEVQLPAGGTFVIAHSLAESQKAVTAATNYNNRVVECRLASIVLGIKLGLKPEEAIAKIRTLSDVEGLCVTFAGTHGSSDPVIAVKELLKEEPYSAEDIENITNEKLQTIFTNSPSSLDVLRAAKHFKLYQRAAHVYSEAKRVYAFKDTVSSKSSDEEMLKKLGDLMNESHHSCSVYYECSCPELEELVKISRDNGALGARLTGAGWGGCAVALVKENIVPQFILNLKDQFYQSRIDKGVINNSDLGLYVFASKPSSGAAIIKF is encoded by the exons ATGGCGAAAAGTGAGGAGCTGCCGATCCCCATTTTCAGTTCTCTGGAACCTGTTTATGGAACCGGGTCACAGCTAGAAGAGGCTGAACTCCGATTTGCCAGATTGAAATCCAAATTCGTCGAGTTTTTCGGCCACCCCCCTGATATTTACGCTCGATCTCCAG GGAGAGTGAATTTGATTGGGGAGCACATAGATTATGAAGGATATTCGGTTTTGCCAATGGCTATCAGGCAGGATACAATCGTGGCAATACGCAAGTGTGATGAAAGTGGAGCGGAAAAAGTGCTAAAGATCGCTAATGTGAATAGTGACAAGTATCATATGTGCACATACCCTGCTGATCCTGATCAG GAAATTGATCTGAAGAATCACAGATGGGGCCACTATTTTATTTGTGG GTATAAAGGTTTCTATGACTTCGCAAAATCGAAAGGTTTTGATGTTGGTGCGACATTGGGACTTGAGGTTGTGGTTGATGGCATCGTCCCTACGG GATCTGGTTTATCGAGTTCTGCTGCTTTTGTTTGCTCATCTACAATAGCAATAATGGCTGTATTTGGCGCAGATTTTGCTAAG AAAGAACTTGCTCAACTTACTTGTGAGTGCGAAAGACACATTGGCACTCAATCTGGTGGAATGGACCAG GCAATCTCTGTGATGGCTCAATCTGGTTTCGCAGCGCTTATTGATTTCAACCCTATTCGTGCTACTGAGGTGCAGCTCCCTGCGGGTGGAACATTTGTCATAGCTCATTCATTGGCTGAATCTCAGAAAGCGGTTACTGCTGCAACTAATTACAACAACAGGGTTGTCGAATGCCGTTTAGCTTCT ATTGTCTTAGGCATAAAGCTAGGACTGAAGCCGGAGGAGGCTATAGCCAAAATCAGGACGCTTTCAGATGTTGAAGGTCTGTGCGTGACATTTGCGGGCACGCATGGATCTTCTGACCCAGTTATTGCTGTCAAG GAACTATTGAAAGAAGAACCTTATAGTGCTGAAGATATTGAGAACATTACAAATGAAAAGCTGCAAACTATATTTACCAATTCTCCTTCCTCCTTGGATGTGCTGAGAGCTGCCAAGCATTTTAAGTTGTACCAG AGGGCTGCACATGTTTACTCCGAAGCCAAACGTGTATATGCTTTCAAAGATACTGTATCCTCGAAGTCTAG CGATGAAGAAATGCTAAAAAAGCTAGGGGACCTGATGAATGAAAGCCATCATAGCTGCAGCGTGTATTATGAATGCAG CTGCCCTGAATTGGAAGAGCTTGTGAAGATTAGTCGGGATAATGGTGCTCTCGGGGCGAGACTTACAGGAGCTGGATGGGGTGGTTGTGCTGTAGCGCTAGTGAAGGAGAACATTGTTCCACAGTTTATCCTTAACTTGAAG GACCAATTTTATCAATCAAGAATTGATAAAGGGGTGATCAACAACAGCGATCTTGGCCTTTACGTTTTTGCATCCAAGCCATCGAGCGGCGCTgcaattatcaaattttag